The following proteins come from a genomic window of Aequorivita marisscotiae:
- a CDS encoding CHAT domain-containing protein — protein MEPLKKLVVYGNRETDEEGAIVYNLQTTNRDASNQHEVHLEANDKLLQLVLADGTSWMCDASTMHEVFPELDPALKPPGSRDAQPEIFVLPDSVETPATERGIIGKIALKLLKVFAKKTIGKGVVELAKKLEDKHLQNEVNSDILPAKFLSTGAALFTVNRDFKFGTFDGKPSNRPFFLFIHGTNSDTFGAFQDLKGAPVWDTLHEQYGKNVLAFQHRTLTESPLLNAVKLAKMLPDNSVVHMLTHSRGGIVGDILNKYSNNNDAAAIGFNNTHISLLEQEDDREEDIKNIEALNRIFKDKKITVAKFIRVGCPAAGTKLASKRLDHILNVFFNLINIVGGAFGDVLKELLSAAVESKDDVNVLPGLEAQRPESPFIKILNDPSPENAINGEPLAIISGNGRVSFSGQGLFVILGKLFYWQRNDLVVNTDSMYLGAKRKDNIQYFFDQGADVNHVKYFENKKTREAINLVLKTAEGQLIPGFKCIPQNQIPGSDRALIESGELYPSPTPPSGTKPIVVMLPGIMGSNLTQKDKEIWLHYGRILSGGLLNLGYSNVNKIVADSVVKTSYYKLYKWLSGKYDVVVYPFDWRKPLPECASEFNTNIKGLMKIGQPIKIIGHSMGGVLVRDFIINHDDTWQELKATKGFRMLYLGSPLGGSFRIPSVIFGEDPIIKKLSKLDLFHSKKRLLKMFSKFPGILALLPLTTDPKNDFAKMETWENMRTYFGKSNWPLPLKSDLEYFKKYRDNILSKRDAIDYSSMVYIAGKDKMTPCGYYLDKIPPKKQLYFLFTSEGDQSVTWASGIPKQLIEANAVYYSRVTHGALANEPDLFNAIEEILSTGQTNLIQNTKPLLRGEEKIFRAEPDIDFDLSEAGLEKTILGLADESEAVGSQIPVTVTVSNGDLRYASYPVIAGHFLNDGVLYAERSIDHYLQGNLTSKHRLGLYPGEIGTNAIFGKTKNSDFEGAIIVGLGEPDQLTSFQLSKSIEQGVLNYLLSLRGSIIPKRGIGISSLIIATGYGGLSVEGSLKAIIDGVNRANEKIKLLGDDGYRTVQFIEIVELYASKALNCMYVLNKIAHKENTTYNIILGSKRIKNLLGIKKRTPLDTAEDWWNRITVKHKKANEQTGEPASMIFGSSTGDSREEENELYSSTPLIDLFIQEVSSSNQWSPCTAKTLFELLIPNNLKEKLKRKGNISWILDTETASYPWELLQDNTTNAKPLCINAGMIRQLSTKDYRINIKRVAEKGALIIADPILNGFISQLPGAKEEGMVVKDTLENVGYPTTQLIGTNAESIVKNFFCNDYTIIHLAGHGVFNPKSPKKSGMVIGKDIFLTVFEIQQMPVVPELVFVNCCHLGYTNAEEERFYQDRYKLAANIGTQLISIGVKAVIAAGWAVNDAAALDFAQTFYSSMFAGDNFGDAVKNARNYIYEKHPGNNTWGAYQCYGDPFFKLKGISGSKGSWSPSYIVPQEAEIDLDNLLNQLQMATSAGKNHLADLNTIMTAVNRDVTRTPQIVERVAKIYQELAMYVEATGNFEELLKMEQADFSFSCMEKYCNTRSKLYIRNIFENENASKDAIMEAYENTEGVINDLTVLLIAGETAERHNLLGSAYKRLAMLAPDLKKRVSAYKAAYSHYERAYNHKFNSNKIYSLVNAIELACLLVFNEAVSDGGEFTVAKKKYKLRTFSEAKEQLSELEKKLVEKSNDDDLDYWDLIASLNIDLCLLFLIKDEEIEPKWTKVIQNFNTIWRKAGSDAKKVTELEHLSFLTHALNVATGTKGEGFKPNKDLEMHINELRTALSGIRKKMKAKETANTKSNANAKKRAKSKPKPKPNSSKNKK, from the coding sequence ATGGAACCACTTAAAAAACTTGTAGTTTACGGCAATAGGGAAACCGACGAAGAGGGAGCAATTGTTTATAATCTACAGACCACAAATAGGGATGCCTCCAACCAACATGAAGTACATTTAGAAGCAAACGATAAACTGTTGCAATTGGTTTTGGCAGATGGCACGTCTTGGATGTGCGATGCATCAACTATGCACGAAGTTTTTCCGGAGCTCGATCCTGCCTTAAAACCTCCCGGAAGCCGCGATGCCCAACCCGAAATTTTTGTGCTCCCGGATTCGGTGGAAACTCCAGCGACCGAACGTGGAATTATTGGTAAGATTGCTTTAAAGCTGTTAAAGGTATTTGCGAAAAAAACCATAGGAAAAGGAGTGGTGGAGCTCGCGAAAAAACTGGAAGATAAGCATTTGCAAAATGAAGTAAACAGCGATATTCTTCCTGCCAAATTTTTAAGTACAGGCGCCGCACTATTTACGGTGAATCGAGATTTTAAATTTGGCACTTTTGATGGAAAACCTTCCAACAGGCCCTTTTTTCTCTTTATTCACGGAACAAATTCAGACACTTTTGGAGCGTTTCAGGACTTAAAGGGGGCGCCGGTTTGGGACACCTTGCATGAACAGTACGGGAAAAACGTTTTGGCATTTCAACATAGAACGTTAACTGAGAGCCCTTTATTAAACGCTGTAAAATTAGCCAAAATGCTGCCTGATAATTCGGTGGTACATATGCTTACCCATTCTAGGGGTGGAATTGTTGGCGATATTTTGAATAAATACAGCAATAATAACGATGCCGCTGCTATCGGGTTTAACAATACCCATATTTCACTTTTGGAGCAAGAGGATGATAGGGAAGAAGACATTAAAAATATTGAAGCGCTCAATCGGATTTTTAAGGATAAAAAAATTACCGTCGCCAAGTTTATCAGGGTTGGCTGTCCGGCTGCGGGTACAAAACTCGCTTCAAAGAGATTGGACCATATTTTAAATGTTTTTTTCAATTTAATAAACATTGTTGGCGGGGCATTTGGTGATGTTTTAAAAGAACTGCTCTCTGCCGCCGTGGAAAGCAAGGACGATGTAAACGTACTACCGGGATTGGAAGCCCAAAGGCCCGAATCGCCTTTTATTAAAATATTAAACGATCCTTCGCCCGAAAATGCAATTAACGGGGAACCACTAGCAATTATTTCGGGAAATGGGAGGGTGAGTTTTTCGGGGCAGGGACTTTTTGTAATCCTTGGAAAGTTGTTTTACTGGCAACGAAATGATTTGGTAGTGAATACAGATTCTATGTATTTGGGAGCCAAACGGAAAGATAATATTCAGTATTTCTTTGATCAAGGTGCCGATGTAAACCACGTAAAATATTTTGAAAACAAGAAAACCCGCGAAGCGATAAACTTGGTTTTAAAGACTGCGGAAGGACAGCTAATACCCGGTTTTAAATGTATTCCACAAAACCAAATCCCCGGCAGCGATAGAGCGCTAATAGAATCTGGAGAGTTATATCCGTCGCCAACGCCCCCTTCGGGTACAAAACCTATTGTAGTAATGCTTCCCGGTATTATGGGCTCCAACCTTACCCAAAAAGATAAGGAAATTTGGCTTCATTACGGGCGAATTCTCAGCGGTGGATTGTTAAACCTTGGATATTCCAATGTAAATAAAATTGTTGCAGATTCAGTTGTAAAAACTTCATATTACAAGTTGTACAAATGGCTATCCGGCAAATACGATGTAGTGGTGTATCCGTTTGATTGGAGAAAACCGTTACCGGAGTGTGCGAGCGAATTCAATACAAATATTAAGGGGTTGATGAAAATTGGGCAACCCATTAAAATCATCGGGCATTCTATGGGCGGGGTTTTGGTACGCGACTTTATAATTAATCACGACGATACCTGGCAGGAATTAAAAGCAACCAAAGGCTTTAGAATGCTTTATCTGGGTTCGCCACTCGGGGGTTCGTTTAGAATTCCATCGGTGATTTTTGGGGAGGACCCCATTATTAAGAAGTTGAGCAAGTTAGATTTATTTCATTCAAAAAAGAGGTTGCTGAAAATGTTTTCGAAATTCCCCGGAATTTTAGCCTTATTACCCTTAACTACCGACCCCAAAAACGATTTCGCAAAAATGGAAACTTGGGAAAATATGCGAACGTATTTCGGTAAAAGCAATTGGCCTTTACCGCTTAAATCGGATTTGGAATATTTCAAAAAATACCGTGATAACATCTTAAGTAAACGCGATGCCATAGATTATTCGAGTATGGTATATATTGCTGGAAAGGATAAAATGACTCCCTGTGGGTATTATTTAGATAAAATACCGCCAAAAAAGCAATTGTATTTTCTGTTTACCAGTGAGGGAGATCAAAGCGTAACCTGGGCATCGGGGATTCCTAAGCAGCTTATCGAGGCAAATGCCGTTTATTATTCGCGTGTAACCCACGGGGCATTGGCGAATGAACCAGATTTGTTTAACGCCATAGAGGAAATACTGAGTACGGGGCAAACAAATTTAATACAGAATACCAAGCCCTTGTTACGGGGAGAAGAAAAAATATTTAGAGCCGAACCGGATATAGATTTTGATCTTTCGGAAGCCGGATTGGAAAAAACCATTTTGGGTCTCGCAGACGAATCGGAAGCTGTAGGAAGCCAAATTCCCGTTACCGTTACGGTTAGCAATGGCGATTTGCGCTATGCTTCATATCCGGTAATTGCCGGCCATTTCTTAAACGATGGTGTGCTTTATGCTGAAAGGTCTATAGATCATTATTTACAGGGAAATTTAACATCCAAACACAGATTGGGGCTTTATCCCGGAGAAATTGGCACCAATGCAATTTTCGGAAAAACGAAAAACAGCGATTTTGAAGGCGCAATAATAGTGGGGCTTGGAGAGCCAGACCAGCTTACTTCCTTTCAACTTTCAAAATCTATAGAGCAAGGTGTTCTCAATTATTTATTGAGTCTGCGTGGTAGTATAATTCCCAAAAGGGGAATAGGAATTTCGTCCTTAATAATTGCTACAGGTTATGGCGGCCTCTCGGTTGAAGGGTCACTTAAAGCTATTATAGACGGGGTAAACCGTGCCAATGAAAAGATTAAATTACTGGGCGATGATGGCTATAGAACCGTTCAATTTATTGAAATAGTAGAACTATATGCGAGTAAAGCGCTTAATTGTATGTATGTGCTAAACAAAATAGCACATAAAGAAAATACCACATATAATATTATACTCGGTAGCAAACGCATTAAAAATTTATTGGGCATAAAGAAGAGAACGCCACTGGATACGGCAGAAGATTGGTGGAACCGAATTACCGTTAAGCACAAAAAAGCGAACGAGCAAACCGGAGAACCTGCCAGTATGATTTTTGGTTCATCTACGGGCGATTCGCGCGAGGAGGAGAACGAACTTTACAGCAGTACCCCGTTAATAGATTTGTTTATTCAAGAAGTGTCCAGCAGTAATCAATGGTCGCCTTGCACGGCAAAAACACTCTTTGAATTATTGATTCCGAATAATTTAAAAGAAAAGCTTAAACGAAAAGGCAATATTTCCTGGATACTCGATACCGAAACGGCATCCTACCCTTGGGAATTGCTTCAAGATAATACTACCAATGCCAAGCCACTTTGCATAAATGCCGGAATGATACGGCAACTGTCTACCAAAGATTACAGGATTAATATTAAACGCGTTGCCGAGAAGGGGGCATTAATAATTGCCGATCCTATTTTAAACGGGTTTATCTCGCAATTGCCCGGGGCAAAAGAAGAGGGAATGGTGGTAAAGGATACTTTGGAAAATGTAGGGTATCCTACTACTCAGCTTATCGGTACAAATGCCGAAAGTATTGTTAAGAATTTTTTCTGTAATGATTATACAATTATACATTTAGCGGGACACGGTGTTTTTAATCCAAAATCTCCAAAAAAATCAGGGATGGTTATAGGAAAGGATATATTTTTAACTGTATTCGAAATCCAGCAAATGCCCGTTGTACCCGAGCTGGTTTTTGTAAACTGTTGCCATTTAGGTTATACCAATGCCGAAGAGGAGCGTTTTTATCAAGACAGGTATAAGTTGGCGGCCAATATAGGTACGCAACTTATTAGCATAGGGGTAAAGGCTGTAATTGCTGCAGGTTGGGCGGTAAATGATGCAGCCGCATTAGATTTTGCACAAACATTTTACAGCAGTATGTTTGCCGGCGATAATTTTGGCGATGCCGTAAAGAATGCCCGAAATTACATCTATGAAAAACATCCGGGCAACAATACTTGGGGGGCATACCAATGTTACGGAGATCCATTTTTTAAATTAAAAGGTATATCCGGAAGTAAAGGTTCGTGGTCGCCAAGCTATATTGTACCGCAGGAGGCCGAGATAGATTTAGATAATTTGCTCAATCAATTACAGATGGCAACGAGTGCTGGCAAAAATCATTTAGCCGATCTAAATACCATAATGACGGCTGTAAATAGGGACGTTACGCGAACACCGCAAATAGTTGAAAGAGTAGCCAAAATATATCAGGAATTGGCAATGTATGTGGAAGCCACTGGAAATTTCGAGGAACTTCTTAAAATGGAGCAGGCAGATTTCTCTTTTTCTTGTATGGAAAAATACTGTAATACGCGGTCTAAACTGTATATCCGCAATATTTTTGAAAACGAAAATGCTTCCAAAGATGCTATAATGGAGGCTTACGAGAATACGGAAGGCGTAATTAACGACCTTACCGTGTTGTTAATTGCAGGCGAAACCGCCGAACGCCACAATCTTTTAGGTAGCGCCTATAAGCGTTTGGCCATGTTAGCCCCCGACTTAAAAAAGCGCGTTAGTGCCTATAAAGCGGCATATTCACATTACGAAAGGGCGTATAACCATAAGTTTAATTCGAATAAAATTTACTCTTTGGTCAATGCGATTGAACTGGCCTGTTTATTGGTTTTTAATGAAGCTGTAAGTGACGGTGGGGAGTTTACCGTAGCGAAGAAAAAATACAAATTGAGAACCTTTTCCGAAGCAAAAGAACAGCTTAGCGAATTGGAGAAAAAGTTAGTGGAAAAATCGAATGACGACGATTTGGACTACTGGGATTTAATAGCTTCCCTAAACATAGATCTATGTTTGCTCTTTTTAATTAAAGATGAGGAAATAGAACCAAAATGGACAAAGGTTATTCAGAATTTTAATACAATATGGCGAAAGGCGGGGAGCGATGCCAAAAAAGTAACCGAGCTGGAACATCTCAGCTTTTTAACCCATGCCCTAAACGTTGCCACCGGAACAAAAGGTGAAGGTTTTAAACCGAATAAAGATTTAGAAATGCATATAAACGAGTTGAGAACGGCCTTGAGCGGAATACGAAAAAAGATGAAGGCAAAGGAAACAGCCAATACTAAATCGAACGCGAATGCTAAAAAAAGGGCGAAATCTAAACCAAAGCCTAAACCGAATAGCTCCAAGAATAAAAAGTAA
- the accC gene encoding acetyl-CoA carboxylase biotin carboxylase subunit, with protein MKKILIANRGEIALRIMKTAQNMGIKTVAVFSEADRNAPHVKFANEAVCIGPPPSNESYLLGDKIIEVAKELKVDAIHPGYGFLSENAEFGESVEKSGMIFIGPKSHAIRVMGSKLAAKDAVKEYNIPMVPGTDEAITDVAAAKEIAKEIGFPILIKASAGGGGKGMRIVENAKEFEDQMKRAISEAENAFGDGSVFIEKFVTSPRHIEIQVLADNFGNTVHLFERECSIQRRHQKVVEEAPSSVLTPELRKQMGEAAVKVAKACDYVGAGTVEFLLDDQHNFYFLEMNTRLQVEHPVTELITELDLVEQQIRIAKNEKLAFSQDDLKITGHAFELRVYAEDPLNNFMPSVGKLEVYRPPSGKNIRVDDGFTEGMQVPIQYDPMLSKLITYGKTRNEAMQTMLKAIADYNVEGVSTTLPFGKFVFEHEAFRSGNFDTNFVKKYYSEEKLQAINEEEARVAALFALKHYLKDTEKLRLPK; from the coding sequence ATTAAAAAAATATTGATTGCCAACCGTGGCGAAATAGCGTTGCGCATAATGAAAACCGCCCAGAATATGGGTATTAAAACCGTGGCTGTATTTTCGGAGGCCGATAGAAATGCGCCCCACGTAAAATTTGCCAACGAAGCCGTTTGCATTGGGCCGCCGCCTTCAAACGAATCGTATCTTTTGGGCGATAAAATTATAGAAGTTGCCAAGGAATTAAAGGTTGATGCCATTCATCCGGGTTACGGGTTTTTGAGTGAAAATGCCGAATTTGGCGAAAGCGTGGAAAAAAGCGGGATGATTTTTATCGGCCCTAAATCGCACGCCATTCGCGTTATGGGCAGTAAGCTCGCTGCAAAAGATGCAGTAAAGGAATACAATATACCAATGGTTCCCGGCACCGATGAAGCCATAACAGATGTTGCTGCAGCGAAGGAAATAGCAAAGGAAATTGGATTTCCAATTCTTATAAAAGCCTCTGCCGGCGGTGGAGGAAAAGGTATGCGTATTGTTGAAAACGCCAAGGAATTTGAAGACCAAATGAAACGCGCCATCAGCGAAGCCGAAAATGCCTTTGGCGATGGTTCGGTTTTTATTGAAAAATTTGTCACTTCGCCCCGCCATATTGAAATTCAGGTTTTAGCAGATAATTTTGGGAATACGGTGCATCTTTTTGAGCGCGAGTGCAGCATTCAGCGGCGCCACCAAAAAGTGGTGGAAGAAGCGCCATCTTCAGTGTTAACTCCAGAATTGCGCAAACAAATGGGCGAGGCAGCGGTAAAGGTTGCCAAGGCCTGCGATTATGTGGGCGCGGGAACGGTAGAGTTTCTTTTGGACGACCAGCACAATTTCTATTTCCTCGAAATGAATACGCGGCTGCAAGTAGAGCATCCCGTTACCGAACTTATTACGGAACTCGATTTGGTGGAGCAACAAATAAGGATTGCCAAAAACGAAAAACTTGCCTTTTCGCAGGACGATCTAAAAATCACCGGCCACGCTTTTGAGCTGCGGGTATATGCCGAAGACCCGTTAAACAATTTTATGCCAAGTGTGGGCAAACTAGAAGTGTATCGCCCACCGAGCGGAAAGAATATTCGCGTGGACGATGGGTTTACCGAAGGAATGCAAGTACCCATCCAATACGACCCTATGCTCTCAAAACTTATAACCTACGGTAAAACGCGAAACGAAGCCATGCAAACTATGTTAAAAGCTATTGCAGATTACAACGTTGAAGGGGTTAGTACCACGCTGCCCTTCGGAAAATTTGTTTTTGAGCACGAGGCTTTCCGAAGCGGAAATTTCGACACCAATTTTGTAAAGAAATACTATTCCGAAGAAAAGCTTCAAGCCATCAATGAAGAGGAAGCTAGAGTAGCTGCACTTTTCGCATTAAAACACTATTTAAAAGATACAGAGAAACTCAGATTGCCAAAATAA
- a CDS encoding acetyl-CoA carboxylase biotin carboxyl carrier protein subunit yields MKEKFKAIVNENFEFSLHSKDLEALDVISDNKISNIIYKNKSVAVEMIAADFHKKTYTLSINGSRFQVKIENELDALITKMGLSLGNASVEDEIHAPMPGIILEVNVAEGDKVEKGDFLCVLEAMKMENTLTAPRDGVIKSVNISKGETVDKGKLLIELENND; encoded by the coding sequence ATGAAAGAAAAATTTAAGGCGATTGTAAATGAAAACTTTGAGTTTTCGCTGCATTCGAAAGATTTGGAAGCATTGGATGTTATTTCGGACAATAAAATTTCCAACATTATCTACAAAAACAAGTCGGTTGCGGTGGAAATGATCGCGGCAGATTTTCATAAAAAAACATATACTTTATCAATAAACGGCAGTCGTTTTCAAGTTAAAATTGAAAATGAACTGGACGCTTTAATTACTAAAATGGGGCTTTCGTTGGGCAATGCTTCGGTAGAAGATGAAATACACGCGCCTATGCCGGGCATTATTTTGGAGGTAAATGTCGCTGAAGGCGATAAAGTTGAAAAAGGCGATTTCCTCTGTGTTTTGGAGGCGATGAAAATGGAAAACACCCTGACTGCCCCGCGGGATGGCGTTATAAAATCTGTAAATATTTCCAAAGGCGAAACGGTAGATAAAGGGAAATTGCTAATTGAATTAGAAAACAATGATTAA
- a CDS encoding acyl-CoA carboxylase subunit beta, producing the protein MTDNNKKLQEILSEAKMGGGEKRIAKQHEKKKLTARERVEYLLDEGSFEEMGILVTHRTTDFDMQKEVYYGDGVVTGYGTINGRLVYVFAQDFTVFGGALSETHAEKICKIMDHAVSVGAPVIGLNDSGGARIQEGVRSLGGYADIFYRNVQASGVVPQISAIMGPCAGGAVYSPAMTDFTLMVQDSSYMFVTGPNVVKTVTNENVTSEELGGARTHATKSGVTHFTAANDIVCLEQIKTLLSYLPQNNKTITDKLPFEVGDEFRDELETIVPDSANKPYDMHDVIKGIIDADSFFEVHKDYADNIIVGFARLGGRSIGIVANQPMSLAGVLDVDSSKKGARFTRFCDCFNIPLLVLVDVPGFLPGTDQEWNGIILNGAKLLYALSEATVPRVTVITRKAYGGAYDVMNSKHIGADMNYAWPTAEIAVMGAKGASEIIFRKEIAEAANPELKLSEKEAEYAEKFANPFKAAQRGFIDEVIQPRETRRKLLKAFAMLETKDVPRPNRKHGNIPL; encoded by the coding sequence ATGACCGACAACAATAAAAAACTGCAAGAAATACTTTCCGAAGCCAAAATGGGCGGCGGCGAAAAACGCATTGCAAAACAACACGAAAAGAAAAAACTCACCGCTCGCGAGCGCGTGGAATATCTTTTAGACGAAGGCTCTTTTGAAGAGATGGGCATACTTGTAACCCACAGAACCACCGACTTTGATATGCAAAAAGAAGTGTATTACGGCGATGGGGTGGTTACTGGTTACGGCACCATTAACGGGCGTTTGGTGTATGTTTTTGCACAGGATTTTACGGTTTTTGGGGGCGCACTTTCAGAAACACATGCCGAGAAGATTTGTAAAATTATGGATCACGCGGTAAGCGTTGGCGCGCCGGTAATTGGTTTAAACGATTCGGGTGGGGCTCGCATTCAGGAAGGCGTACGATCTTTGGGCGGCTATGCCGATATTTTTTATAGAAATGTACAAGCTTCGGGTGTGGTGCCGCAGATTTCGGCAATAATGGGACCCTGTGCTGGTGGGGCCGTGTATTCGCCGGCGATGACCGATTTCACTTTAATGGTGCAGGACAGCAGTTATATGTTTGTTACGGGGCCGAACGTTGTAAAAACGGTAACCAATGAAAATGTTACTTCCGAAGAATTGGGCGGGGCACGAACCCATGCTACCAAAAGCGGAGTGACGCATTTTACCGCGGCAAACGATATTGTGTGTTTGGAACAGATTAAAACCTTGCTCAGCTACCTTCCACAGAACAACAAAACCATTACTGATAAACTTCCTTTTGAAGTTGGTGACGAATTTCGGGATGAATTGGAAACTATTGTCCCGGATTCCGCAAACAAACCTTACGATATGCACGACGTAATTAAGGGGATAATTGATGCGGATTCGTTTTTTGAAGTGCATAAGGATTATGCGGACAACATTATAGTCGGTTTTGCGCGATTGGGCGGCAGAAGCATTGGCATCGTCGCAAACCAACCGATGAGTTTGGCGGGAGTATTGGATGTGGATAGTTCAAAAAAAGGAGCTCGTTTTACGCGTTTCTGCGATTGTTTTAATATTCCACTGTTGGTTTTGGTGGATGTACCGGGTTTTCTTCCGGGCACCGATCAGGAATGGAACGGCATTATTCTGAACGGCGCAAAATTGCTTTATGCTTTAAGCGAAGCCACCGTGCCGCGGGTTACGGTAATTACAAGAAAAGCTTACGGTGGTGCTTACGACGTGATGAACAGCAAACACATTGGCGCCGATATGAACTACGCATGGCCAACCGCCGAAATTGCAGTGATGGGCGCAAAGGGTGCCAGTGAGATTATTTTCAGAAAGGAAATCGCCGAAGCTGCAAATCCCGAATTGAAACTTTCAGAAAAGGAAGCGGAATATGCCGAAAAATTTGCCAACCCTTTTAAAGCTGCACAACGCGGGTTTATCGATGAGGTAATCCAGCCCCGCGAAACCCGCAGAAAATTGCTGAAAGCTTTTGCCATGTTGGAAACTAAGGACGTTCCGCGGCCAAACAGGAAGCATGGGAATATTCCTTTGTAA